Part of the Paenibacillus terrae HPL-003 genome is shown below.
CTTATTCATAGGGTTTATCAGCGAACAGCCGCATGCTATGAAGCTGTTTTGCGTAAGTTGTACCTTGTATAAAACACTTATTTAAAATTAACATTTGACAATGAGAATCATTATCAAATATTATTTGAGTAATAGGGAATGAATGCATTCCATATGTCAAACAAAAGTGAGGGATGAACTTGGGTAAAATCATGATTGCTTATGCCAGTATGACTGGTAATACAGAGGAAATCGCAGAATTGATCGCCGAAGGCGTCCGCCAGGCAGGACATGAGGCGGAGTTGAAGGCTTCGTATGATTGCAGTGCGCAGGAACTGCTCGGTTATGACGGGTTCCTGTTGGGTGTATATACATGGGGAGATGGTGAGCTTCCTGATGAATTTTTAGATTTTTATGAGGAACTGGATGAGCTTGATCTGTCCGGTAAAAAGACCGCTGTATTTGGCAGCGGTGATACATCCTATACGCAATTCTGCGGCGCGGTTGACCTGGTAGAGGAAAAAGTCAAAGAACGCGGCGCAACTGTTATTCAGGAGAGCTTGAAGATCGAATTCAACCCACTGGACGATGAGAAGGAAAATTGCCGGGCTTACGGAAGACAATTTGCACAGGCTGGTATTGGGGTGTCCTGAGAAGAGAGCGAGGGATAGGTATGCGCAACAGCGATAGCTTAAGCGGCTTTCCTCTTCTGCACGACTATCAGCTTGAGGAGATGTGGAGAACTCCGCAGTCTACCCGTCAATCGCAGGGAAAACGCGGGCGTGAAGGCTGGAATTGGAGGCAACGGGTTCAATATGCGATAGGGCATGCGCTAAATGAATACTTCGGAATGGAAGTAGAGGTGCGGCGGGAAATCCCGGTCCAGTACGTGCTGGAGAAATGGTGGCCCACACAGCCAATCGGCTTCGAATCGTTGTTCCATTACTGGGACGTCAAAAATAAAGTGTCAGGCGAGCTGTCTAAAATTTGTGCGTTAAATAGGGACTTGTCAACGCCGGTGATGTTGTACGAGCAATTTTGCACGCCGGTCCCTGAGCTTGAGGTCGACATTTCGC
Proteins encoded:
- a CDS encoding flavodoxin; this encodes MNLGKIMIAYASMTGNTEEIAELIAEGVRQAGHEAELKASYDCSAQELLGYDGFLLGVYTWGDGELPDEFLDFYEELDELDLSGKKTAVFGSGDTSYTQFCGAVDLVEEKVKERGATVIQESLKIEFNPLDDEKENCRAYGRQFAQAGIGVS